ATGAAGTAGCTTGTTCCGGATTGACTTTAAACAAGTAAACTAAAATTGGAATAGTCAGGATAGATCCGCCACCGCCAATTAAGCCTAACGAAATCCCGATAATGATTGAAGCAAAATAACCTAAATATTCCATTGCATTTATTTTAATGCAAAGTTGCTTCAGAAATTAGACTTCTACAGTAACATTTATCACAGAAGTTATTTTTTTGCCCACAGATTTTACGGATGGAACGGGTTGCCACAGATTATTATGATTAAAAGGATTTTTCTACGTGTTTAAAATTGAAGTTAAGTTTGTCACATTGAGCGAAGTCGAAATGTTTTGCGGGTTCTTTCCCGAAGTCTCGAGACGCTCAAACTGACATTCTTTTATAAATAACCAGTGAAAATCTGTTTAATCAGTGTAATCTGTGGCCAATAATTACTTTAAAAGCTCAATCTGGTTTCGGTTTAGTTTGACCAAACCTCGTTGTTCCATTTTTTTTAATAATCTGGAAACAACTTCTCGTGATGTATTTAATTCGGTTGCGATTTCCTGATGCGATAAATTCACCTCAGCGCAGCCGCAGGCATCCGAATGTCTTTTTAAATAAAATTCCAAACGCTCATCCATAGATCGGAAGGCGATGTTGTCAACCACTTCGAGAACTTCTTCAAAACGGCTTCGGTAAGTTTCGATCACAAATTCGTACCAGGATCGGTGTTCCATCATCCATTTGTCCATCAATTGCAGCGGAATCATCATAACGGTAACATCTTCGACCACTTTTGCCATAATCTGGCTTTTCTCGCTTTTAGCTGTGCAGATCATCGAAATGGCACAGGCTTGTCCGGGTTGTAAATAATACATCAAAAATTCACCGCCATCTTCACCTTCACGGTAAATCTTGATTTTTCCTTTGGTAATTAAAACGGTGTTTTTAATATATTGTCCGGTGCGCATTAAAATAGTTCCGGCTTCAAAATTTTGTAAGCTCCCGTTTTCCTCAATAGTTGCAATAAGGTCACTGGAGAAATTAGGAAAGATAGTTTTTAATGAATTTTGCATGTATTGTATTTTTAAACACATAGACATAGGATTTTGAAACTCAATAAAGGCGTTTCACTTTTATAAATGCATCCCGAAGTTTCGGGACTATGTGTTGATATTGTATTATCTGTTTTAAAATTTATTTAAAATTTAATCTGTGTTTCTGTGTGTTTAAAATTTTTTGCCACGAATTACACGAATTTACACAAATCAATTCGCGAAAATTCGTGTAATTGGTGGCAGAATATTTTATTAAAAAGAGATTAAAAATTATCATTTTTTACAAAGATAATAGATTCAGACGGTATTGATTGTGGTAAAACTATAATTAAGAGATGTTTTGGGCAAATGAAAAAATCCTATTTTCTATCGATTTTGTAGAGTGAATTTTTAAAAATAGTGAGTAAATTTGTATTTCACTGATTATAATACTTTCTCTAAAACGTTTTCTGAGAATAATAATCGAAATCGCATTTGGTACGTTTTTCATAGGTAGAAACGTCGTAATTTTACAAAAACACATTTATTATGAATTTATCACAAGAAGATTGGGTTAATCAATTAGCTGCTGACGAGAATGCAGTTATACTAGACGTAAGAACTGAAGACGAATTTAATGATGGCTATATTGAAAATGCTGTAAACATTGATATCAATAAAGGTCAGGGTTTTATTTATGAAATTGAAGAATTAGACAAAAATAAAAACTACTATGTGTATTGTCGTTCTGGAGCCAGAAGTGCAAAAGCTTGCCAGATTATGAACGAGTTAGGTATAGAGAATGCCTATAACCTACTTGGAGGTATACTAGACTGGGAAGGCGATACGATACAACCATAAAATAGAAGAAGAGGCATAAAAAGCCTCTTTTTTCATTATAATGCTATTAATAACCAAACATAAATTACCAGATTATGAGTTTAATACCCGAAGAATATCAGATTAAAAACCTGATAAATCAAGATACTTATCTTGTAAATGGAGAATTAAAACATTGGACAGGGCAAACCACGCCTGTGTTTTCAACTATTTCTTCTACAGAAAAATATACGCCAACTTTATTGGGATCTATTCCTTTTATGGCAGAAAAAGAAGCGGCAGAAGTTGTTGAAGCTGCCAATGCTGCTTATAATAAAGGGCAGGGTTTATGGCCAACCATGAAAGTGGCAGACCGCATTAAGTGCATGGAGAATTTCGTGAAACAAATGAAAGATACCCGTGAGGAAGTGGTTAAATATTTAATGTGGGAAATTGGTAAATCTTTGGGCGATTCGCAAAAAGAGTTTGACAGAACAGTTGAGTATATTTATGATACTATTGCCAGTTATAAGGAATTAAACGGACGTAGTTCGCACTTTGAAAAAGTACAAGGTGTAAACGCTATGATTCGACGTGGGCCTCTTGGAGTAGTATTATGTCTTGGACCTTATAATTATCCTTTAAATGAAACTTTTTCATTGTTGATTCCGGCTTTGATTATGGGAAATACAGTGATTTTTAAACCAGCAAAACATGGTGTTTTATGTATTTCGCCATTGTTGGAAGCGTTTAGAAGCAGTTTCCCAAAAGGGGTTATTAATATCGTTTACGGAAGAGGCCGAGAAGTGGCTTCTCCGATCATGAAATCTGGAAAAATTGATGTTTTGGCATTAATTGGAAACAGTAAATCTGCCATTGCTTTACAAGATCAGCATCCTAATAAAAACAGATTACGTTTGATTCTTGGTTTAGAAGCTAAGAATCCAGCTATTATTCTTCCCGATGCCGATTTGGATCTGGCTATTCAGGAATGTATTACCGGAACTTTATCTTTTAACGGGCAGCGCTGTACAGCATTAAAAGTGTTGTATGTTCATGAATCTATTGTAGAAGAGTTTAATAAAAGATTTTCTGAAAAAGTAGATGCTTTGCCTTTTGGAAATCCATGGGAAAAAGGAGTGGCTTTAACTCCGCTTCCGGAAACAGATAAGCCACATTATATTCAGGGATTAATTGACGATGCTGTTCATAAAGGAGCTAAAATCCTGAATGAAAAAGGAGGGAAACATACCGATAATTATATTTTTCCAGCCGTTTTATATCCGGTAAACAGTAAAATGCGTGTGTACCATGAAGAACAGTTTGGTCCTGTAGTTCCTATCATTTCTTTTAAGGATATTCAGGAACCACTAGAAGATATGGCCGAGTCAAATTATGGACAACAAGTAAGTTTGTTCGGGAAAGACATTAAAACCTTGGCACCGCTTATCGATGCTTTGGTAAATTTGGTATGTCGTGTAAACCTCAACAGTTCCTGTCAGCGTGGTCCGGATGCATTCCCGTTTACAGGTCGTAAAGATTCTGCTGTAGGAACCCTAAGTATCCCGGATGCTTTACGTTCTTTTTCAATTCGTACGTTCGTAGCCTCAAAAGATATCGCTTATAACAATGAAATTTTGCAGGAATTGCTCAACAGCAAAGAATCAAATTTCATTAATACCGATTATATTTTGTAGTTATAAAGGTTATATATTAATTGTAGATACCGTCTTTTTCTTTTTAGAACAAGACGGTTTTTTTGTGATAATGGAATATTCAGTTTTGGTGAGTTCCCGGAAAAAGGATATAATTTTCTAATGATTTGTAACATTATTTAAGAAAACATGTCATATATAAATCAATTAAAACTATCAAAATCCAAATTGGCTTATGAAAAAAACACCACATTATTTCTTATTTATTTCACTTTTGTTTCTGGCTCAGTATGGCTTTTCGCAAGAGCTTTATATGCCAAGAAATATAAAAGAAGCTTACGAAAAAGATACCCGTGCAATGGACGGGAAACCGGGAAAAAACTATTGGCAAAATCATGGTAAGTATACTATGGAAATTACAGTTGATGCTAAAACTAAAATAGTGAGTGGAACTGAAACCATTGTGTATGAAAATAATAGTAATGACACTTTACAAAATCTGCCTATCAGATTTGTAAATAATCTTCACAAACCATCGTCGCCAAGAAGTGGTTCTGTAAACGATGATTTTTTAAGTGCGGGATTGACCATTACATCTTTAAAAATTGAAGGTGAAGTGTATAAAGAAGATGGTAGAAAATGGGGAACGGTAGGAAATGTTAAATTAAATAAAGCATTGCTGCCTCATTCTAAAATTACAATTAATATCGACTGGAATTATCCTTTGTCTAAAGAAAGCGGAAGAGAGGGACAAATCGATGAGACTACTTTTTTTGTAGCTTACAGTTATCCAAGAGTTTCGGTTTTTGATGATTATAATTTTTGGGATAGACTACCACATACAGACCGTGCAGAATTTTATAATGATTTTAATGATTATTCCTACTCTGTAAAAGCACCAAAAAATTATGTAGTTTATGCAACAGGAGACCTGCTAAATCCGGATGAGGTTTTACAACCTGAATTTTCGGCGCGCTTAAAAAAATCGTATCTGACCGATGAGGTAATGCATATTGCTAACGAGCAGGAAATGAAAAGTGGCGTTGTAACAAAACAAAACGAATGGAATGTCTGGAAATTTGAAGCAAAGAATATCACTGATGTTTGTTTTGGACTAAGTGATCATTATCTATGGGATGCGAGTAGTGTTGTTGTGGATAAAAAAACAAATCGTCGTGCCAGTGTTCAGGCGGCTTATGATGTAAAAGGAACTGATTTTGTGGCTTCGGTAAAAAATAATCAATATGCACTGGATTATTTCTCAAATAACTGGCCGGGAGTTCCGTATCCGTTTTCTAAAATGACAGCTTTTCAGGGGTTTGCCGATATGGAATACCCAATGATGTGTAACGATTCGCAGATTGGTGACCCGAAATTTGCACAATTGGTTCAAGATCACGAAGTAGCACATACTTATTTCCCTTTTTATATGGGAATAAATGAAACGCGTTATGCTTTTATGGATGAAGGATGGGCAACTACTTTTGAATATTTGATTGGAATTGCTGAACATGGAAAAGAGGAAGCAGATAAATTTTATAAAACATTTAGAGTATCCAATTATATAAACGATCCGTCGACAGAAGAGGATCAGCCGATTATTTCAATGTCAACTCAGGTTTCAGATGCAGGTTATGGAAATAACTCTTACGGAAAAGCATCTCTTTCTTACCTGGCTCTGAAAGATATGCTGGGTGATGATTTATTCAAAAAAGCATTGCATTTTTATATGGATAACTGGAATGGTAAACATCCAATTCCGTGGGATTACTTTAATGCAATGAATACAGGTTCAGGAAAAAATCTGAACTGGTTCTTTAATAACTGGTTTTTTACCAATAATTATATTGATATTTCGGTTAAAAATGTTTCGAAGAATGTGATTTCTGTAGAAAATAAAGGAGGTTTTGCAATTCCGTTTGATGTAAATGTTGTCTATGCAGATAATACAACCGAAACTGTTCATCAGACGCCGGGTGTATGGCAGGCAAACCAAAAAACAGCCACCGTTATTTTAAAAGGAAAAAAAGAAATTAAACAGATAAATCTTGATGGTGGTATTTTTATGGATGCCACACCAGCAAACAACAGTTGGTCAGTTAAGTAAAAAAAAACAACTACAGAAAAACCGTCTTTCAATGTTGGAAGACGGTTTTTTATTATATTTAATATGACTAAAAAAATAAACCAATTATGATTAATTATAACCAGATTGTTTCCAGAAAAAAGATAGTAATATTTAGTTTTTTTCTAATATTAACCAGTTTTGGATTTGCTCAGAACAAAACCAGAATAGAAATAGGTACTATAGACAGTATATCGTCTAAAGTTTTAAATGAAGAAAGAAAAATATGGGTACATCTTCCAAGAAGTGCACAAAATAAAGGTTTTGCAAAGCAAAAATATCCGGTAGTTTATTTACTTGATGGAGATGCACATTTTAGTTCGGTTGTAGGGATAATTGAAGAGTTAAGCGAAATAAACGGAAACACAAATTGTCCTGAAATGATTATTGTTGGTATTACAAATACAAATCGCAACAGAGATTTGACCCCAACACATTCAGATATTGATTTGCCATTTGTAACTAAAAAATTAAGTGATCAGTCTGGTGGAGGAGAAAAATTTACTGAGTTTCTGGAGAAAGAATTAATTCCGTACATTGATTCCAAATATCCAACTGCTCCATACAAAACCTTGATAGGGCATTCTTTTGGAGGATTAACAGCCATTAATATTCTAACCAATCACACTAATTTATTCAATTCGTATGTTGCTATTGATCCTAGTATGTGGTGGGATCATCAGAAATTTTTAGCAGAGACAACCAAGAAACTCTCTTCTAAGAATTTGACTAATATTTCCTTATTTATGGCCGCTGCCAATACTATGGATGAAAATATGAATATTGTAAAGGTAAGGAGGGATACAACTGCTTTTACCAAACATATCAGATCAATTTTAGAACTGAATGATTTTTTGACTAAGAATAAAAAAAGTAATCTAAATTATCAGTACAAATATTATAACGATGATAATCATGGATCAGTGCCATTAATTGCTACTTATGATGCTATTCGTTTTATATTTAAATTCAATCAGCTTAAACTTTCTGTTTCAGATCAGGTTAATTTTAATAAAACGGTTTTTTCTAAAATCGAAAAGCATTTTGAAGAAGTTTCAAAACATTTAGGTTACACTGTAAATATACCCGAAAGTACTGTAAATGCTTATGGATATAGGTCACTGGAAAAAAAAGATATGGATTTTGCAGGTTTTTTATTTAAACTTAATGTTGCCAATTATCCACAAAGCCCTAACGTATATGATTCACTTGGAGATTTTTATCAGGCAAATGGCGATAAGAAAAATGCCATTTCATGTTATCAGAAAGCATTTATGTTAGATAAGAATTTCCTGGAAACGAAAGAAAAATTGGACATACTTTTGAAAAACTAGTTGTTTTAAGTAGTTAAATCCTTATACAAAGTTAATTTTTGTTAATAATTCAATATTAAGCCATCTTTTGTATTAAAAAAGATGGTTTTTATATTTTTTAGGTCAAAATAATGTAAATGTGGAAAACCGTAAAAAAAATTCGATTTAATAAACTACGTTTGCAAAAAAATAAAAACAATTAATCTATTAATGAAAAAATACTTTACTGTCTTAGTAATTCTACTATCTATTAAGACTTTCGCACAAAAAGACCCTAAAACTGCATTTCAACAAAGCAGATATGATTTGGCAGTGTCTTGCTATAAAAAAGATGATTTAAAAAAAGCTTTAGATTTATTTTCTGTTGCATCTAGAATTAAGCCCGAAAATGATTTAGGAAAAGAGTCTGTAAAACAAGTAGATGCTATAAAAACTATTTTAAGAAAGAATATGATGGAACAGGTTCTTGGTACCTGGAGAATGACAGGTGACAGTCCGGTTTGGTCACAAGCAGCAACTACAAGTGTTAATCAGTCTGAGGAAGAAGAAATAGTAGAAATAACGCCAGACAAAATTTTGTTTTATGAAGTAAATAAAAAGACAAAAGCAAAAAAAATGACTAGTTCTGAGGATTTAAAGTATTATAACAAAGAAGCTTCAGATGCATTATTTTCAGATATCATTCTTTCAGACGGAACGATTTGGAACTGTACATTAGATGAAAATGGAAATGTGTTGCGCGTTATAAATATTGCTAAAAAGACCGAAAATGGTCTTGAAACAATTGCTAGTAACAATACAGAACGATACTATGTAAAAGTAAAATAATAAAAAAGGGAATCAATTTTGATTCCCTTTTTTATTATATAATTAAGTTTTTTTATAAAAATTTAAAACCAAGTGAGAAGTTTGAAACTCCTGTTTTTACGCTTCTCGCAGAAGGATCAAGATCTGTAACACCGGCAAGATAGCGGTAGTCAAACGTTAATCTCCAAACATCAACCCCAACACCACCAAGGAAACTACTATTATTTCGTTCAAGTGCTATAAAATTAAGATTATTGTTTGCTTTTATACTAGAATAGTTTTTCCAATTGTATCCGGCAAAAATTCTGAT
The sequence above is drawn from the Flavobacterium sp. N2038 genome and encodes:
- a CDS encoding Crp/Fnr family transcriptional regulator; this encodes MQNSLKTIFPNFSSDLIATIEENGSLQNFEAGTILMRTGQYIKNTVLITKGKIKIYREGEDGGEFLMYYLQPGQACAISMICTAKSEKSQIMAKVVEDVTVMMIPLQLMDKWMMEHRSWYEFVIETYRSRFEEVLEVVDNIAFRSMDERLEFYLKRHSDACGCAEVNLSHQEIATELNTSREVVSRLLKKMEQRGLVKLNRNQIELLK
- a CDS encoding rhodanese-like domain-containing protein, whose translation is MNLSQEDWVNQLAADENAVILDVRTEDEFNDGYIENAVNIDINKGQGFIYEIEELDKNKNYYVYCRSGARSAKACQIMNELGIENAYNLLGGILDWEGDTIQP
- a CDS encoding NADP-dependent glyceraldehyde-3-phosphate dehydrogenase produces the protein MSLIPEEYQIKNLINQDTYLVNGELKHWTGQTTPVFSTISSTEKYTPTLLGSIPFMAEKEAAEVVEAANAAYNKGQGLWPTMKVADRIKCMENFVKQMKDTREEVVKYLMWEIGKSLGDSQKEFDRTVEYIYDTIASYKELNGRSSHFEKVQGVNAMIRRGPLGVVLCLGPYNYPLNETFSLLIPALIMGNTVIFKPAKHGVLCISPLLEAFRSSFPKGVINIVYGRGREVASPIMKSGKIDVLALIGNSKSAIALQDQHPNKNRLRLILGLEAKNPAIILPDADLDLAIQECITGTLSFNGQRCTALKVLYVHESIVEEFNKRFSEKVDALPFGNPWEKGVALTPLPETDKPHYIQGLIDDAVHKGAKILNEKGGKHTDNYIFPAVLYPVNSKMRVYHEEQFGPVVPIISFKDIQEPLEDMAESNYGQQVSLFGKDIKTLAPLIDALVNLVCRVNLNSSCQRGPDAFPFTGRKDSAVGTLSIPDALRSFSIRTFVASKDIAYNNEILQELLNSKESNFINTDYIL
- a CDS encoding M1 family metallopeptidase, whose translation is MKKTPHYFLFISLLFLAQYGFSQELYMPRNIKEAYEKDTRAMDGKPGKNYWQNHGKYTMEITVDAKTKIVSGTETIVYENNSNDTLQNLPIRFVNNLHKPSSPRSGSVNDDFLSAGLTITSLKIEGEVYKEDGRKWGTVGNVKLNKALLPHSKITINIDWNYPLSKESGREGQIDETTFFVAYSYPRVSVFDDYNFWDRLPHTDRAEFYNDFNDYSYSVKAPKNYVVYATGDLLNPDEVLQPEFSARLKKSYLTDEVMHIANEQEMKSGVVTKQNEWNVWKFEAKNITDVCFGLSDHYLWDASSVVVDKKTNRRASVQAAYDVKGTDFVASVKNNQYALDYFSNNWPGVPYPFSKMTAFQGFADMEYPMMCNDSQIGDPKFAQLVQDHEVAHTYFPFYMGINETRYAFMDEGWATTFEYLIGIAEHGKEEADKFYKTFRVSNYINDPSTEEDQPIISMSTQVSDAGYGNNSYGKASLSYLALKDMLGDDLFKKALHFYMDNWNGKHPIPWDYFNAMNTGSGKNLNWFFNNWFFTNNYIDISVKNVSKNVISVENKGGFAIPFDVNVVYADNTTETVHQTPGVWQANQKTATVILKGKKEIKQINLDGGIFMDATPANNSWSVK
- a CDS encoding alpha/beta hydrolase-fold protein — encoded protein: MINYNQIVSRKKIVIFSFFLILTSFGFAQNKTRIEIGTIDSISSKVLNEERKIWVHLPRSAQNKGFAKQKYPVVYLLDGDAHFSSVVGIIEELSEINGNTNCPEMIIVGITNTNRNRDLTPTHSDIDLPFVTKKLSDQSGGGEKFTEFLEKELIPYIDSKYPTAPYKTLIGHSFGGLTAINILTNHTNLFNSYVAIDPSMWWDHQKFLAETTKKLSSKNLTNISLFMAAANTMDENMNIVKVRRDTTAFTKHIRSILELNDFLTKNKKSNLNYQYKYYNDDNHGSVPLIATYDAIRFIFKFNQLKLSVSDQVNFNKTVFSKIEKHFEEVSKHLGYTVNIPESTVNAYGYRSLEKKDMDFAGFLFKLNVANYPQSPNVYDSLGDFYQANGDKKNAISCYQKAFMLDKNFLETKEKLDILLKN
- a CDS encoding tetratricopeptide repeat protein; protein product: MKKYFTVLVILLSIKTFAQKDPKTAFQQSRYDLAVSCYKKDDLKKALDLFSVASRIKPENDLGKESVKQVDAIKTILRKNMMEQVLGTWRMTGDSPVWSQAATTSVNQSEEEEIVEITPDKILFYEVNKKTKAKKMTSSEDLKYYNKEASDALFSDIILSDGTIWNCTLDENGNVLRVINIAKKTENGLETIASNNTERYYVKVK